Proteins encoded in a region of the Flammeovirga yaeyamensis genome:
- the prmC gene encoding peptide chain release factor N(5)-glutamine methyltransferase: MTAREIQQSIAERLSSIYDINEANSIAYLWLEERLGLNRTDVMLDRNTIDVSATTLEEDIEQLSKHYPIQYLVGRGDFYGRKFHLNPDTLIPRSETEELVHKILQKHQQGVLIDIGTGSGCIPITIDLESDITCYGIDVNPKALEKAKLNAKELESKTKFLELNILTAALEEFSDLDVIVSNPPYVTYAEKEIMDKNVVDFEPELALYVDDDNPLIFYKRITLLAAEKLKKGGALYFEINEQFGKETAQLLLDAGFKEVSITKDFQGKDRMVEGIWS, translated from the coding sequence ATGACAGCAAGAGAAATACAACAGTCGATAGCTGAGCGTTTATCGTCAATATATGATATAAACGAAGCCAATAGTATTGCCTATTTATGGCTTGAAGAGAGATTAGGTCTAAACCGTACTGATGTGATGCTCGACCGCAATACTATAGATGTATCTGCAACAACTCTTGAAGAAGATATTGAACAACTCTCTAAGCATTACCCTATTCAATATTTAGTGGGGAGAGGTGATTTCTATGGCAGGAAATTTCATCTCAATCCAGATACACTCATCCCTAGATCTGAAACGGAAGAATTGGTGCATAAAATCCTTCAGAAACATCAACAAGGTGTTTTAATTGATATTGGCACAGGATCCGGCTGTATTCCGATTACAATAGATTTGGAAAGTGACATAACATGTTACGGAATTGATGTCAACCCCAAAGCACTCGAGAAAGCAAAATTAAACGCAAAGGAGTTGGAGAGCAAAACAAAGTTTTTAGAACTCAACATATTAACCGCAGCTCTAGAAGAATTTTCTGATTTGGATGTGATCGTAAGTAACCCACCTTATGTTACTTATGCTGAAAAAGAAATTATGGATAAAAACGTGGTGGATTTCGAGCCAGAATTAGCCCTGTATGTCGATGACGACAATCCATTAATTTTTTATAAGAGAATCACTTTATTGGCTGCAGAAAAACTAAAAAAAGGGGGAGCACTGTATTTCGAGATCAACGAACAGTTTGGAAAAGAAACTGCGCAGTTGTTACTAGATGCAGGGTTTAAAGAAGTAAGTATCACTAAAGATTTTCAGGGTAAAGATCGTATGGTCGAAGGAATTTGGTCCTAA